Genomic window (Chryseobacterium bernardetii):
GAAGCAGCCAGTTCGTTCACCTGTTCAGAAGAATGAATAAGTTTAAGACCGTCTCTAAGCCATTGAATAGCTGCACCTCCTACAAATACACTTCCTTCCAGTGCATAGTTAACCTCTCCGTTAATTTTCCACGCTACAGTGGTAAGAAGATTGTTTTTAGAAGAAACAGCTTCCGTTCCTGTATTCATTAGCAGGAAGCATCCTGTTCCGTAAGTATTTTTTACCATTCCCGGAGTGGTACACATCTGTCCGAACAGGGCGGCCTGCTGGTCTCCGGCAATACCTGCGATCGGAATTTTGGTAGAGAATAGGGTAGTAGCCGTCTCACCATATATTTCACTGCTCTGTTTTACTTCCGGGAGAATATTTTTAGGAATATCAAATAGCGCTAATAAATCATTATCCCATTCCAGAGTGTGAATATTCAGAAGCATGGTTCTGCTGGCATTGGAAACGTCTGTGATGAACATTTTTCCGCGGGTAAGTTTCCACACAAGCCATGTGTCAACAGTTCCGAAACACAATTTTCCTTCTTCAGCTTTTTGTCTTGCTCCTTCTACATTATCAAGGATCCACTTTAATTTGGTTGCTGAAAAATAAGCATCCAGAACAAGACCTGTTTTTTCTTTGATGGTTTCTGCATGTCCCTGTTCTTTCAGTTTGTCACAGTATTTTGAAGTTCTGCGGTCCTGCCATACAATTGCATTGTAGATCGGTTCTCCGGTTTCTTTATCCCATACAATTGTAGTTTCACGTTGATTGGTAATTCCGATAGCGGCAACTTCCAGTCCGGAGATTCCTGCTTTCGCTATCACTTCTGCTGCTACGGAGATCTGAGAAGACCAGATTTCATTCGGATCGTGTTCTACCCATCCCGGAGTAGGGAATATCTGTCTGAAATCTTTCTGAGATACATATTTGATTTCTCCACTATGGTTGAAGAGAATCGCTCTGGAGGAAGTTGTCCCCTGGTCTAGAGCGAGGATAAGCTTTTCATTCATGTATATAGTGCTAATTTAGGTTGATAACTTTAGGTGAATAAGGAGTTAATAAATATCCTTTTGCCAATTCAATGAATTCTCTTTCCTGTTGCTGTGCCCATTCTTCAGAATATCCTTTTTCTTCAGCAATAATTCTCGCTACATTATGTGCACTGTCTATGGCAGCCCTTGCATCCAGGAATAACAAGCGGGCTCTTCTGGCCAGGACATCTTCAATTGTTTCAGCCATTTCATTTCTTACAGCCCATACTACTTCTGCTACAGTAAAAGGATGATCTGGATGTATTTTTTGTTTAAAACGTGGGTTGCTTTCCTGTAAAGCTTTTATTGCAGGGATATCAG
Coding sequences:
- the glpK gene encoding glycerol kinase GlpK; its protein translation is MNEKLILALDQGTTSSRAILFNHSGEIKYVSQKDFRQIFPTPGWVEHDPNEIWSSQISVAAEVIAKAGISGLEVAAIGITNQRETTIVWDKETGEPIYNAIVWQDRRTSKYCDKLKEQGHAETIKEKTGLVLDAYFSATKLKWILDNVEGARQKAEEGKLCFGTVDTWLVWKLTRGKMFITDVSNASRTMLLNIHTLEWDNDLLALFDIPKNILPEVKQSSEIYGETATTLFSTKIPIAGIAGDQQAALFGQMCTTPGMVKNTYGTGCFLLMNTGTEAVSSKNNLLTTVAWKINGEVNYALEGSVFVGGAAIQWLRDGLKLIHSSEQVNELAASVEDNGGVYFVPALTGLGAPYWDQYARGTIVGITRGTTDAHIARATLEGIAFQVYEIVKAMEADSGRASLELRVDGGASASDLLMQIQSDLFGFKITRPKTLETTALGAAYLAGLAVGYWKSIDEIQEQWIVDKDFHPQLDREKVNKMTHFWKKAVKSAQSWIED